The sequence CCTCAACTTCTGAGACTTATGGTACGGCTAAATTTGTTCCCATAACAGAAGATCATCCGCTTTCTGCACAATCACCTTATGCTGCGAGTAAGATAGGTGCTGATCAATTAGCAATTAGCTATTGGAAAAGCTTTGAAACTCCTGTATCAATTTTAAGGCCTTTTAATACTTATGGCCCTAGGCAAAGTTCCAGGGCTGTCATTCCGACCATTATTACTCAAATAGCTTCTGGGCAAAATAAGGTCAAGCTAGGTGCTCTTTCCCCTACAAGAGACTTTAACTATGTGACAGATACTTGTGCAGCATTTATGGCAGTCGCTAATAGTGAGAATACACTTGGACAAGTTATCAATTCAGCTAGTAGCTTTGAAATATCTATAGGCGAGACTGCTTCATTAATTTCTAAATGTATGGATAAAGATATAGAAATAATCTCAGACGAGGAAAGGATGCGGCCTATAGATTCAGAAGTTAATAGACTTTATGGAGACAATAGCCTTCTTAAGAGATTGACAAGCTGGGAGCCTGAATATGGAGGAATAGAAGGTTTTACAAGAGGTATTAATTCCACAATTGAATGGTTCTCAAAACCTTCTAATCTCAGTAAATATCGTGTTGGCAGTTATATGATATGAGTAGATCATCTTCTACTAAAGAGATTCTAGATGCTATCCAGAAAGTAGTTGGACCTGCAAAGGTAGATAACCCAATTTTTTTACACGAACCTGAATTTAAAGATACAGCTGCTTGGGAATATGTAAAAGAATGCATTGACTCTGGTTGGGTCAGTACAGCGGGAAAATATGTAAATCAATTTGAGGAGGAACTTTGTAAATATACAGGAGCAGATTATGCAATAGCGGTTACAAATGGAACTGTTGCTTTAAGATTAGCACTTAGCATAATTAATGTTAAACCAGATGAAGAAGTTATTATCCCACCTTTAACATTTGTAGCCACAGCAAATGCTGTTTGTCACCTTAATGCAATTCCTCACTTTGTAGATATTGAAAGTAACACATTTGGTCTTTGTCCGGAAGCACTTCAGGGCAGACTAGAAAAATTAGCATATAAAGAAAATGGACAGGTTTTTAATAGGGATACGGGCAGAAGAATTGCTGCAATTCTCCCAGTGCATCTGTTTGGTAATCCATCAAAGATTATTGAACTAAAAAGAATTGCATTTGAATGGGAGCTGCCTCTTGTCGAAGATGCCGCTGAGGCTCTTGGAAGTTGGAGCAAAGAATCAAATAAATATATACATTGTGGCCTATTTGGTGCAGTTGGAATTCTGAGTTTCAATGGTAATAAAATTATCACGACTGGAGGTGGAGGAGCTTTAATAACTAATGACAAAAACCTTGCTTTAAAAGCACGACATATTTCTACTACTGCAAAGATACCTCACCCCTGGATGTATCAACATGATCAGATTGGTTGGAATGACAGAATGCCAAATATAAATGCTGCTTTAGGTGTATCACAAATGCAAGACTTTGCTAGACGTTTAGAACGTAAGAACCATTTAGCGGATTCTTATTACAATCAATTTAGTATTTTAAAAGGAATCGAACTATTGCGAGCTAGAGATGATTGCATTTCAAACAAATGGTTAATGACTGCTCGTTTTACTGCTAATAATCAGGATCATGCAAAATCTCAATGTTTAGACCTTGTTCAAGAATCAAATGCAATAGGCATAAGATTAAGGCCTGCATGGAAACTTTTAACTAAACTTCCTATGTTCTTAGATAACCCTAAAGGACCATTGCCAAATGCAGAGTCAGAGTTTTCTCGTCTTGTGAATTTACCAAGCAGTCCGCAAATATGCAAATGAGCGATGATTCAATAGTAAAGAAAAATGCATCAAGACTTTCTGTTTGCGTCGTTACTGGAACACGGGCGGAATATAGCTTATTAAGGAATCTCATCCATAAACTTAATGAAGATTCATTCTTTGAGCTCTATTTACTGGTGACTGGTACACACTTAGTAAAAAGATTTGGTTATACGATCAACGAAATAATTTCAGATGGTATTCCAATTGCAAAGCAAATTGATATTGACTTGAACTCTGATAGACCCACTGACATCTCTAACTCAACTGCTAAGGGGCTTCAAGAGTTTGCTAAGGCATACGATGAAATCCATCCAGATTTGATTCTGTTATTAGGAGATAGGTATGAACTCATGTCATCAGTTCTACCTGCTTGTTTCGCAAGAATTCCGATTGCCCATATACATGGCGGTGAATTGACCGAAGGATTAATCGATGAGGCGATAAGACACTCAATCACAAAATTCTCTCACCTGCACTTTGTAGCAGCTGAGGAGTATCGTAGAAGAGTTATACAATTAGGTGAGGACCCTTCAAGAGTTTTCAATGTTGGTGGAATGGGCATAGATTCAATAAATTCAATTGATCTACTTTCAAAATCAGAAGTTGAGATGTCTTTAGGTTTAAAACTGCTTAGTAAATCTTTATTAATTACTTATCACCCTGTTACTCTTGATGATGAAGATTCGCTTCGCCCGATGAATGAGATGCTCGAAGCACTGAAAAGAGTTCAAGATACAACTTTGATATTTACAATGCCTAATGCAGACCCAGGCAATAATGTGATTTTTAAATTAATTACTAACTTTGTTCGTGAGAAACCAAATTCCTATGCCTTTACATCTCTTGGACAGAAAAGATACCTGAGTCTTTTGCAATATATTGATGGCGTTGTTGGCAACTCATCAAGTGGTCTTTTGGAAGTGCCTTTTTTTAAGAAAGCTACTATAAATATAGGAGACAGACAAAAAGGAAGGTTGCAGGCCCATAGCGTAATTAATTGCAAGCCTGACTTTGATTCAATCGCACAAGCCTTAAATAAAATTTACTCTCCCACTTTCTGTATGAGACTATCAGAAGTCGAGAGCCCTTATGGCGATCAAGGAGCATCTTCAAAAATAATAAGGATCTTAAAAAGTATAAATTTTAGGAGCCTTATTAAGAAATCCTTTTTTGACATGTAGATTGATGAGAATATTATTTTTTGGTTCAGTTGAATTCTCTAAACATGCGCTATCGCTATTGATTTCTGAAGGGCATGAAATTATTGGTGTTTGTACATTAGAAAGTTCAGAATTTAATTCTGATTTTTATGACTTGAGTATAATCTCAAAGAAGAATAATATTCCATTTTTATATGTTAACCATAATAATGAACAGAAAACAATTTTATGGATACATTCTTTGAAACCAGATGTTATATATTGTTTTGGTTGGTCTAGACTTTTGTCTGATAAGATCCTTAAAATTGCTCCATTAGGTGTAGTTGGCTATCACCCTGCTTATCTACCTAAAAATAGAGGAAGGCACCCTATAATTTGGGCATTATCTTTAGGTTTAGAGATAACCGCATCAACATTTTTCATTATGGAAAGTAAGGCTGATAGTGGCGATATCATTTCTCAAGTTGAGGTTCCAATAACTCATGAAGATGACGCTAATTCACTATATAATAAATTGATTGTGATTGCTTTAGATCAAATAAGATCTTTCACTCCACTCCTAGCATCTAATAAGATTTTTGCTAAGAAACAAAATCACAAACTTGCAAATATATGGAGAAAAAGGACGCCTAAGGATGGAATAATTGATTGGAGAATGAGCTCTAAAAATATTCGTAATTTAATCAGAGCATTGACTAAACCCTATTGTGGAGCTTCATTTATTTACAAGTGTAAGGAATACAAGGTGTGGGAGTCAGAATTAACTAGCTGTGACCAAGATAATATCGAGCCTGGGAAAATTTTAAGAATCTATGAAAATAATACCTTAATTGTTAAGTGTGGGGAGGGGGCAATCAAACTTACAAAAATGGATGCATTCAACCGCTTAGAAATAGGAGAATACTTATGAGGACTTTAGTTGTTTCTCCACATCCAGATGATGAGGTCTTAGGAGTAGGTGGAACATTATTAAAACGAAAGTCTCAAGATCAAACTTTAGCCTGGTTAATATTTACTAAGCCAAGTCCAGTTGTTCAGTGGTCTGAATCTCAAGTAAAGAAACGAGAAGAAGAATTACTCTTGCTAGAAGAATTTATAGGGTTTGATCAAACATTTAAGTTGAACTATTTAGCAGGCTTGTTAGAAGAAGTAACTTTCGGGAAATTGGTTAAGTCAGCTTCAGAAGTTCTTTCCACATTTAAACCTGATGAGGTATTTATTCCACACTTAGGAGATGTACATTCTGATCATGATATTGTTCATAGATGCTTAGTAAGTGCTACAAAATCTTTTAGGCAGCCCAATATTAAGAGAATAATTGCTTATGAAACTCTCTCTGAAACTGAGTACGGATTAGATAGATCAAGAACCTTTTCTCCAAACTTGTACATTGATATAAGCAATTTCATAGATCAAAAAGTAGAAGCAATGCAGATTTATCAATCTGAGTTAGGAGAATTTCCTTTTCCAAGAAGTAGTCAAGCTATTTATGCCCTGGCTTCTTATAGAGGAGCAAGTTCAGGGTTTAAGGCTGCCGAAGCATTTGAGATATTAAGATTTAGGGAATAGTAAAAGATAGTCAGTAACCAAAAAAAAGAAATTAAATTGACACATTAAGATCTTTATAGGATAATGAAAATATCAAGATAAACCGAAGGAAGATAGAAGTTATGGTACCAAGGACCATCATAATTGCAGAGGCTGGTGTTAATCATAATGGAAGTTTAGACCTTGCAAAGAAGCTTGCAGAAGTAGCTAAAGAATCTGGTGCAGATTATATAAAGTTTCAAACTTTTAAAGCTGAGATGCTTTCTTCAATAAAAGCACCTCAGGCTGAGTATCAAATGAAGAATACTAACTCTAAGGAAAGTCAAGTTAAAATGTTGAAGAGATTAGAAATGAATAATCAATTTCATAATCAAATTTATGAATTTTGCAAGCGAATTGATATTGGCTTCTTATCAAGTGCTTTCCATCAAAATGATTTAGATTTTCTTCGGAAGTTTAATATGGATTACATTAAGATACCATCAGGAGAAATTACTAATCATAGATAC comes from Prochlorococcus sp. MIT 1307 and encodes:
- a CDS encoding formyltransferase family protein translates to MRILFFGSVEFSKHALSLLISEGHEIIGVCTLESSEFNSDFYDLSIISKKNNIPFLYVNHNNEQKTILWIHSLKPDVIYCFGWSRLLSDKILKIAPLGVVGYHPAYLPKNRGRHPIIWALSLGLEITASTFFIMESKADSGDIISQVEVPITHEDDANSLYNKLIVIALDQIRSFTPLLASNKIFAKKQNHKLANIWRKRTPKDGIIDWRMSSKNIRNLIRALTKPYCGASFIYKCKEYKVWESELTSCDQDNIEPGKILRIYENNTLIVKCGEGAIKLTKMDAFNRLEIGEYL
- a CDS encoding NAD-dependent 4,6-dehydratase LegB; this translates as MLTNKKVLVTGADGFIGSHLVEKLLSHGYDVRAFCLYNSNGSWGWLDTIPSSITDSIEIILGDIRDYASIKNAMINCEHVYHLASLIAIPYSYIAPSSYIDTNITGTLNVLQAARELSTARVIHTSTSETYGTAKFVPITEDHPLSAQSPYAASKIGADQLAISYWKSFETPVSILRPFNTYGPRQSSRAVIPTIITQIASGQNKVKLGALSPTRDFNYVTDTCAAFMAVANSENTLGQVINSASSFEISIGETASLISKCMDKDIEIISDEERMRPIDSEVNRLYGDNSLLKRLTSWEPEYGGIEGFTRGINSTIEWFSKPSNLSKYRVGSYMI
- a CDS encoding LegC family aminotransferase yields the protein MSRSSSTKEILDAIQKVVGPAKVDNPIFLHEPEFKDTAAWEYVKECIDSGWVSTAGKYVNQFEEELCKYTGADYAIAVTNGTVALRLALSIINVKPDEEVIIPPLTFVATANAVCHLNAIPHFVDIESNTFGLCPEALQGRLEKLAYKENGQVFNRDTGRRIAAILPVHLFGNPSKIIELKRIAFEWELPLVEDAAEALGSWSKESNKYIHCGLFGAVGILSFNGNKIITTGGGGALITNDKNLALKARHISTTAKIPHPWMYQHDQIGWNDRMPNINAALGVSQMQDFARRLERKNHLADSYYNQFSILKGIELLRARDDCISNKWLMTARFTANNQDHAKSQCLDLVQESNAIGIRLRPAWKLLTKLPMFLDNPKGPLPNAESEFSRLVNLPSSPQICK
- the neuC gene encoding UDP-N-acetylglucosamine 2-epimerase, with the protein product MSDDSIVKKNASRLSVCVVTGTRAEYSLLRNLIHKLNEDSFFELYLLVTGTHLVKRFGYTINEIISDGIPIAKQIDIDLNSDRPTDISNSTAKGLQEFAKAYDEIHPDLILLLGDRYELMSSVLPACFARIPIAHIHGGELTEGLIDEAIRHSITKFSHLHFVAAEEYRRRVIQLGEDPSRVFNVGGMGIDSINSIDLLSKSEVEMSLGLKLLSKSLLITYHPVTLDDEDSLRPMNEMLEALKRVQDTTLIFTMPNADPGNNVIFKLITNFVREKPNSYAFTSLGQKRYLSLLQYIDGVVGNSSSGLLEVPFFKKATINIGDRQKGRLQAHSVINCKPDFDSIAQALNKIYSPTFCMRLSEVESPYGDQGASSKIIRILKSINFRSLIKKSFFDM
- a CDS encoding PIG-L deacetylase family protein — encoded protein: MRTLVVSPHPDDEVLGVGGTLLKRKSQDQTLAWLIFTKPSPVVQWSESQVKKREEELLLLEEFIGFDQTFKLNYLAGLLEEVTFGKLVKSASEVLSTFKPDEVFIPHLGDVHSDHDIVHRCLVSATKSFRQPNIKRIIAYETLSETEYGLDRSRTFSPNLYIDISNFIDQKVEAMQIYQSELGEFPFPRSSQAIYALASYRGASSGFKAAEAFEILRFRE